The DNA segment GTTCGTTATCGTCAACGCTACCTTGATTTAATTTGTAACGCTGATAGCAAAAATTTACTTATTAAACGTTCACTCGTTGTTCAAGCGGTGCGTGATTTTTTAAGTCAACGTCATTATCTTGAAGTTGAAACTCCAATGTTGCACCCAATTCCTGGTGGTGCTGCGGCAAAACCATTTGTTACGCATCATAATGCACTTGGCCAAGATTTTTATTTACGTATTGCTCCAGAGCTTTATTTAAAACGGTTGGTCGTTGGCGGCCTTGACCGTGTGTTTGAAGTAAATCGAAATTTCCGTAATGAAGGTATTTCTACAAAACATAACCCAGAATTTACGATGCTTGAATGCTACACAGCGCATCAAGATATTAATTACGCAATGGATTTAATCGAATCTTTGACACAGTTTGTCATGCAAAAGATTGGCGCGAAACTCAAAGTGCAGTTTGGCGATCATACTCTTGATTTTTCAAAACCATTTGAACGTATCTCGCTTCATGATGCTGTTAAAAAATATAACAATTTATCAGACGGCGATGTAACCGAAGAAAATATTGATGCGATTTTAAAATCTAAAAGAATTGCTCCAAGAAAATCAGACATGAACCTTCAAGAAAAAATCTACCTCTTGTTTGAAGAAACGGTTGAATCACAACTGATTACTCCAACGTTTGTTACCGGATTTCCGATAGAAGTATCGCCGCTTGCCAAACGTGATCCAAACAATTCAGATCTTGCATCGCGAGCAGAATTGTTTGTAGCTGGCCTGGAATTGGCAAATTTATTTGATGAGTTAAATGATCCTTTTGATCAAGCAGAGCGTTTCCATGAGCAAGTAAAAGCTCAAGCAGCTGGTGACGCAGAAGCTCATCATTATGATGCTGATTTTATTTTAGCTCTCGAGCATGGACTACCACCAACAGTTGGTTTTGGTATTGGCATTGATCGTATGGTGATGCTACTTACAGGAACAACATCCATTAAAGATGTGATTTTATTTCCAACATTGAAAAAGAAATAATAATCTGAAATTTAAATAATAAAAAAGCCCGCTGGTACAATGCCAGCGGGCTTTTTTTAAAGTAAGTTTAAAAAACTTAACCTTTTAGGTTTTTGCCAATATCAGTGAACGTTTTAAATGTTCCTAAAATATCTAAGTCTTTTGCTTTTGGATATCGTTTTTCAAAAGTATGTTCAACCAAATGTTGGATTATTTCAAACATCTCATTGAGCTGCTCATTTGTTAATGAATTTTGGTTAGCGCTATAAGAAGCTGCAAGTTCATCAAATGCTGCAGCAAATTCTTCTGGAACATGGCTACGATGTGTTGACCAATTTTCTAAAAATTTGATCATAGTGTTCATGCGAATATTTGATTCAATGTATCCACAGTATGATTGGTACGCTACGCCAGAAATAACTAATCCAGCTAAGTGTCCAGCAAGATCAAAAGAAGCTTCTCTTGTTGATCCCTTGGCTGTCTCTTTATTTATCTTATCTATCTCTTTATTCGTGTGGAATAATAGAATTTCTTCTGTATTAGTTACGTGTTTTATGGGTTCTACTGCTGCTTTTACGACTACAGGTTTGCTTTGAGGATTAATAAAATTGCATATTCCTGTACGTGCTAAGAAAAGTGCACCAGCAATAGCCATGAAAGCTTGAGCATTGCTTGAAGCTTGTTTTAATTCATTTGCAGGTTTGACAACGAATAAATATTCAAGATATTTCCATGAACTATCCCGTTGAGTTTCATAGCATTTAATTTTTGAGTCGGTCGATAGACTTGGAACTATTTGTGAAGTGATGCCAGCAAGCAAAAGGCCTGACAGCATGAATTTACTTCCTAGTGAGCATTGTTTTACAGTCATAAAACTCCTTTGTTAAAGTATGATTTTGTTTACCATGAAAAATATATCATAGGTTGTTTTTTTTGCTACATGAGAATTGAAAACCAAATTCTTTATTTTTAAAAAATTATTTTGTAGCTTGGATGAGGTAGTTTGAAATTGTGTTAAAAAAGGAAAAAAATGAGATTGAAGACGTATAAAAATATATGGTATTTGAGCTTGGGGCTGCTAGCTCAGCCGTCTGTTCAAGCTGTGCAAGATACACCTATGGATAGTTTGGTCAAAGCATCAAATGGCCTTAATGCTTTAATAGCTAAGGCGCAAGCAGAAGGTGCAAATCCTC comes from the Candidatus Babeliales bacterium genome and includes:
- the lysS gene encoding lysine--tRNA ligase, whose protein sequence is MESKNKPVDGLQDYLGHVSQEHEVRVAKVKTMREQGVNPWPSLKHSTTTSKNILESFAEGDTTVYQLVGRVMTVRLHGKAAFVHLQDEAGKLQLYIKEDLVGAQAFSQFEQFVDIGDILWVQGTVFKTQRGEISLRVSQWSLQSKCLHPLPEKFHGLTDVEVRYRQRYLDLICNADSKNLLIKRSLVVQAVRDFLSQRHYLEVETPMLHPIPGGAAAKPFVTHHNALGQDFYLRIAPELYLKRLVVGGLDRVFEVNRNFRNEGISTKHNPEFTMLECYTAHQDINYAMDLIESLTQFVMQKIGAKLKVQFGDHTLDFSKPFERISLHDAVKKYNNLSDGDVTEENIDAILKSKRIAPRKSDMNLQEKIYLLFEETVESQLITPTFVTGFPIEVSPLAKRDPNNSDLASRAELFVAGLELANLFDELNDPFDQAERFHEQVKAQAAGDAEAHHYDADFILALEHGLPPTVGFGIGIDRMVMLLTGTTSIKDVILFPTLKKK